The following proteins come from a genomic window of Alosa alosa isolate M-15738 ecotype Scorff River chromosome 2, AALO_Geno_1.1, whole genome shotgun sequence:
- the rab38b gene encoding ras-related protein Rab-38, protein MTNHRGSPALGTMQNNLKEHLYKILVIGDLGVGKTSIIKRYVHQTYSTNYRATIGVDFALKVLNWDSETVRLQLWDIAGQERFGNMTRVYYREAMGAFIVFDVTRPTTFEAVTKWKEDLDSKLTLANGQSIATVLLANKCDQGKDVLNNNGIKMEQFCKENGFVGWFETSAKENININEAANFLVKHIIASENDILKSVVPDTISPQLSSSKEVTDSYSELRLRENCCWTQLQPTPTDASTDSFSVFLFSVLSPASF, encoded by the exons ATGACCAACCATCGTGGTTCACCGGCGCTGGGCACAATGCAGAATAACTTGAAGGAACATTTGTACAAAATACTCGTTATTGGTGACCTGGGAGTAGGGAAGACGAGTATCATAAAGAGATATGTTCATCAAACGTACTCTACCAACTACAGAGCAACAATTGGGGTGGATTTTGCACTAAAAGTTCTCAATTGGGATTCGGAGACGGTACGATTGCAGCTATGGGATATAGCAG GCCAAGAGCGTTTCGGGAACATGACGCGGGTGTACTACAGAGAGGCCATGGGTGCCTTCATCGTGTTTGATGTTACCAGGCCGACGACGTTCGAGGCGGTCACCAAGTGGAAGGAGGACCTGGACTCGAAGCTCACGCTGGCCAACGGCCAAAGCATCGCCACGGTCCTGCTGGCCAACAAGTGTGACCAGGGCAAGGACGTCCTCAACAACAACGGCATCAAGATGGAGCAGTTCTGCAAAGAGAACGGCTTCGTCGGCTGGTTTGAGACCTCAGCAAAG gaaaacatcaacatcaatgaAGCTGCCAACTTCCTGGTGAAGCACATCATCGCCAGCGAGAACGACATCCTTAAGTCCGTGGTTCCAGACACCATCTCCCCACAGCTCAGCTCCTCCAAAGAG GTAACTGACTCCTACTCTGAGCTGAGACTGAGAGAAAACTGCTGTTGGACACAACTGCAACCCACACCCACCGATGCTTCAACGGactctttttctgtttttcttttttctgttctctctccagCCTCCTTTTGA